Genomic window (Bacteroidales bacterium):
CACGGAAAAGACTCAGTGAACCACAGAGCCTTGGAATATTTGTTTATTTCTATTTGAGTTTTTCAGCAGACACTGTTTATCACCACATTAGACACAATAGGACACAATAGAAAATTTGAGTGATTTCTGCTTTCTATTCTTTTTCCCTTTTTCTAATAACTGGTGATTTTTAAAGGATAGGTCCCCCTCCGCCGGAAAGGGACACAGAGTAAGAAGTATTTTCGGTTGAGAGCCGGAATTGAAACCTTACCAATCAATACCCGTAATTCCTTCCTTCCCATTTTTCGACAACCACGCGCCACACCAGCACTTCGTGGATGGATGGTGTGTTGTAGCTGAAGTCTTTGCCGGTGTAGTGCTGCATGATGATGTTGAGTGCTTTTACTTTTTCGTCGAAATCTTCGATGAACTCCACTTTTCCATGCGCCAGGACGCTGCGGTATTTCATGCCATAGCTGCAGGCCACCCCCTCGCTTTGCCAGCGCAGTTCGTGGTCTGTGCTGAAAGCAACGCACACCTGCGGCCTTTTGTGCAGGATGGTGATCTTTTTGCCTGTTTGCGCCGAATGCAGGTAGATATTGTCCTCGTGCAGCCCAAAGTTCATTGGCAGCACATACGGAACTTCGTTGTCGTCAACCATGGCCAGGTAGCAGGCAACGCACTTCAATGCTGTGTCGTGCAGGGTTTGCAAATGGGTAACTTCTCTCGGTTTCATTTTACTTGGCGGTTTTGGTTATTGTTTTCGATGTTGATGAGGTAATTCAGGAAAGAAACGATCAGCGTAAAAGCCAATGCCCACCAAAAGCCGGCGATGTGGAAGCCTGGCACAATTTCGCTGGCAATAAGGGCGATCAGTGCATTGATCACCAGCAGAAATAGACCAAAAGTGATAAGCGTGATGGGGATGGTGAGGAAAATCAGGATTGGCTTTAGGATCGTGTTGAGAATGGCCAGCACAAAGGCGACCAGGAGCGATGTCAGGTAGTCTTTGATTTCGACGCCACTCAGAATCCAGTCTGCAACGATGACTGAGAAAGA
Coding sequences:
- a CDS encoding pyridoxamine 5'-phosphate oxidase family protein, with product MKPREVTHLQTLHDTALKCVACYLAMVDDNEVPYVLPMNFGLHEDNIYLHSAQTGKKITILHKRPQVCVAFSTDHELRWQSEGVACSYGMKYRSVLAHGKVEFIEDFDEKVKALNIIMQHYTGKDFSYNTPSIHEVLVWRVVVEKWEGRNYGY
- a CDS encoding phage holin family protein, translating into MRFLIKIILSSFSVIVADWILSGVEIKDYLTSLLVAFVLAILNTILKPILIFLTIPITLITFGLFLLVINALIALIASEIVPGFHIAGFWWALAFTLIVSFLNYLINIENNNQNRQVK